One segment of bacterium DNA contains the following:
- the icd gene encoding NADP-dependent isocitrate dehydrogenase yields the protein MARFLVSRHCLPLPTSPCWYLFLGFVGCEGSSVCSPYMGDKITIGADGKLNVSDNPTIPFIEGDGTGVDIWPAAKHVLDAAAGKHGRKIDWIEVLAGEKAFNETGDWLPQDTIEKFTEYLIGIKGPLTTPVGGGFRSLNVSIRQIMDLYVCLRPVRWFTNVPSPVKNPQLVDMVIFRENTEDIYAGLEVEAFTPEAAKLRDLLHDALGWDIAEDAGIGVKPVSKTGSQRLQRAALNYAVRRNRKRIHWVHKGNIMKFTEGAFRGWGYELVREEFSDVAVGWDDCGGDAGDKILVQDAIADIALQQVLTRPAEFDVIATMNLNGDYLSDALAAQVGGIGIAPGANINYVTGHGVFEATHGTAPKYAGQDKVNPSSVLLSGVLMFEHLGWDDAAEDIINAVEATIGEKIVTYDFARLMDGATEVKCSEFASAIVDRL from the coding sequence ATGGCTCGGTTCCTGGTGAGTCGGCATTGTTTGCCGCTGCCCACCAGCCCTTGCTGGTACTTGTTTCTTGGCTTCGTTGGGTGCGAAGGCTCGTCGGTATGCTCGCCTTATATGGGCGACAAGATCACAATCGGAGCTGATGGCAAGCTCAATGTCTCTGACAATCCCACTATCCCGTTCATCGAGGGCGACGGAACCGGGGTGGACATCTGGCCGGCGGCCAAGCACGTTTTGGATGCCGCAGCGGGCAAGCACGGGCGCAAGATCGACTGGATAGAGGTGCTGGCCGGCGAGAAGGCGTTCAACGAGACCGGCGACTGGCTTCCCCAGGACACCATTGAGAAGTTCACCGAGTATCTCATCGGCATCAAGGGCCCTCTGACCACCCCGGTGGGGGGCGGCTTCCGCAGCCTCAATGTGTCGATCCGCCAGATCATGGATCTGTACGTGTGCCTGCGCCCGGTGCGCTGGTTCACCAATGTGCCGTCTCCGGTGAAGAACCCCCAGTTGGTGGACATGGTTATCTTCCGGGAGAACACCGAGGACATCTACGCCGGGCTCGAAGTGGAGGCCTTTACTCCCGAGGCGGCCAAGCTCCGCGACCTGCTCCACGACGCCTTGGGCTGGGACATCGCCGAAGACGCCGGCATCGGTGTCAAGCCGGTGTCCAAGACCGGGTCGCAGCGCCTCCAGCGGGCCGCGCTGAACTATGCCGTCCGGCGGAACCGCAAGCGGATCCACTGGGTCCACAAGGGCAACATCATGAAGTTCACCGAAGGGGCCTTCCGCGGCTGGGGATACGAGTTGGTGCGCGAGGAGTTCTCCGACGTGGCCGTGGGCTGGGACGACTGCGGCGGCGACGCTGGCGACAAGATCCTGGTGCAGGACGCCATCGCCGACATCGCCCTCCAGCAGGTGCTCACCCGCCCGGCTGAGTTCGACGTGATCGCCACCATGAACCTCAACGGCGACTACCTGTCCGACGCCCTAGCTGCCCAGGTAGGGGGCATCGGCATCGCTCCGGGGGCCAACATCAACTACGTGACCGGCCACGGCGTGTTCGAGGCCACCCACGGCACCGCCCCCAAATACGCCGGACAGGACAAGGTGAACCCGTCGTCGGTGCTGTTGTCGGGCGTGCTGATGTTCGAGCACCTGGGCTGGGACGATGCGGCTGAAGACATCATCAACGCCGTGGAGGCCACCATCGGCGAGAAGATCGTGACCTACGACTTCGCCCGCCTCATGGACGGGGCCACCGAGGTGAAGTGCTCGGAGTTCGCGTCGGCCATCGTCGACCGGCTCTAG
- a CDS encoding malate dehydrogenase yields the protein MSDPKRVAVTGPAGQIGYSLLFRIASGQMLGPDVPVVIQMLEIPPAMDALAGVAMELDDCAFPLLAGKVCTDDPNEAFDGVDYALLVGSRPRSKGMERRDLLEANGAIFTTQGKALAAGAASDVRVLVVGNPANTNCLIAMNNAQGIGAERFTAMTRLDHNRAVAQLSAKLGVAVGEVSRMTIWGNHSATQYPDLFNCQVGGQSAADAVGDQAWIADEFIPAVQQRGAAIIEARGLSSAASAANAAIDHVHDWVHGTAPGDWVSMAVPSDGSYGVPEGLISSFPCTTADGQWSIVDGVDLNEFSRARLDATVAELVEERDTVADLGLI from the coding sequence GTGAGCGATCCCAAACGAGTGGCGGTAACCGGGCCGGCGGGCCAGATCGGCTACAGCCTGTTGTTCCGCATCGCCAGCGGGCAGATGCTCGGCCCCGACGTGCCCGTGGTGATCCAGATGCTGGAAATCCCCCCGGCCATGGACGCCCTGGCCGGCGTGGCCATGGAATTGGACGACTGCGCTTTCCCACTATTGGCCGGAAAGGTGTGTACCGACGATCCCAATGAGGCGTTCGACGGTGTGGACTATGCCCTGCTGGTGGGCTCTCGGCCCCGGAGCAAGGGCATGGAGCGCCGCGACCTGCTGGAGGCCAACGGCGCCATCTTCACCACCCAGGGCAAGGCGCTGGCCGCCGGTGCGGCATCCGATGTGCGAGTGCTGGTGGTAGGCAATCCGGCCAATACCAACTGCCTCATCGCCATGAACAACGCCCAGGGGATCGGTGCCGAGCGGTTCACCGCCATGACCCGGCTCGACCACAACCGGGCGGTGGCCCAGCTCTCGGCCAAGCTCGGGGTGGCCGTGGGCGAGGTGAGCCGCATGACCATCTGGGGCAACCACTCGGCCACCCAGTACCCCGATCTGTTCAACTGCCAAGTTGGCGGTCAGTCGGCCGCCGACGCGGTGGGCGATCAGGCGTGGATCGCCGATGAGTTCATTCCCGCCGTACAGCAACGCGGAGCGGCCATCATCGAGGCCCGGGGCCTGTCCAGCGCAGCCTCAGCCGCCAACGCCGCCATCGACCACGTCCACGACTGGGTCCACGGCACTGCACCGGGCGATTGGGTGAGCATGGCCGTGCCATCTGACGGTTCCTACGGCGTGCCCGAGGGCCTCATCTCGTCGTTCCCCTGCACCACCGCTGACGGCCAGTGGTCGATTGTGGACGGTGTGGACCTGAACGAATTCTCCCGGGCCCGCCTCGACGCCACCGTGGCCGAACTGGTCGAAGAGCGCGACACAGTGGCCGATCTGGGCTTGATCTAG
- a CDS encoding aminotransferase class I/II-fold pyridoxal phosphate-dependent enzyme: MADIPPAGRHGGDGPRIARALGIDPRTILDLSQSPNPFAPDVVSMLAGHLDSVRRYPETADVARELADAIGVEAERLILTNGGSEAISLAAREIGGRVRSEPEFGLHPRNLAGPIWRSDPHNPSGHLAGAEESADVWDEAFYPLATGRWTAGRSGVVVGSLTKVFASPGLRLGYIISDDVERFARHQPQWSVNSLGVSVLPELLELADLPAWSEAIAAARRDLAEMFRRLGFTVEAADAPWVLVHAPGLRERLAPYGVVVRDCSSFGMLGYTRVGVPDSDGLARLESAMLRSGVEAKSG, from the coding sequence TTGGCCGATATCCCTCCCGCCGGTCGTCACGGCGGAGACGGCCCCCGCATTGCCCGAGCTTTGGGCATCGACCCCCGAACCATTCTGGATCTGTCGCAGAGCCCCAACCCGTTCGCCCCCGATGTGGTTTCGATGTTGGCTGGCCATCTGGATTCGGTACGCCGGTATCCCGAGACAGCCGATGTGGCCCGGGAATTGGCCGACGCCATCGGAGTAGAAGCCGAGCGACTGATTCTTACCAATGGGGGAAGCGAGGCGATCTCCCTGGCGGCTCGGGAGATAGGGGGGCGGGTGCGCTCTGAGCCTGAGTTCGGGCTGCACCCCCGCAATCTCGCTGGGCCGATCTGGCGCAGCGACCCGCACAATCCCAGTGGTCACTTGGCTGGGGCTGAAGAGTCGGCTGATGTGTGGGATGAGGCGTTCTACCCGCTGGCCACCGGACGGTGGACGGCCGGTCGGTCCGGCGTAGTCGTGGGGTCGCTGACCAAGGTGTTCGCCTCTCCCGGGCTACGACTCGGCTACATCATCTCCGACGACGTGGAGCGGTTCGCCCGTCATCAGCCGCAGTGGTCGGTGAACTCGTTGGGGGTTTCCGTGCTGCCGGAGCTGCTGGAATTGGCCGACTTGCCAGCTTGGTCGGAGGCCATCGCCGCCGCCCGCAGGGACTTGGCCGAGATGTTTCGACGCCTCGGCTTCACGGTGGAGGCGGCCGATGCACCCTGGGTCTTGGTTCATGCCCCCGGATTGCGGGAGCGCTTGGCCCCCTACGGGGTGGTGGTGCGGGATTGCTCTAGCTTCGGCATGCTGGGATACACGCGGGTTGGTGTGCCTGATTCTGATGGGCTGGCTCGGTTGGAGTCAGCTATGCTGCGGAGCGGCGTGGAGGCGAAGTCCGGTTAG
- a CDS encoding helical backbone metal receptor, with protein sequence MPRRKFRLLTAMLLALALLVTACGNDDDAPAPQAAEAPEPAPTEAPTQPAPASTEAPEPESAPTEMPTEPEPAPTETAPSPTEAPALAPEPTEAAPDRPQRIVSLSPTATEILFAIGAGEQVVAVDEYSYYPPETPVTDLSGWDPNVEAVLSYEPDMVVISNDANDLMAAMDAVGVEVHVNSAPGDFEGGYASIAELGIAVGRVDEAAALVADLRAEIDAALAAAPDVEVRVYHELGETHYSASSNSFIGAVYAAMGAINIADEADVDGYGFPQLTEEYIVEADPELIVITDQVSYTAEDVAARPGWGEVSAVRNGNIVVVNADIASRWGPRLPQFIAAVAEALQTVAAPVS encoded by the coding sequence ATGCCCCGACGTAAGTTCCGTCTTCTGACTGCGATGCTGCTCGCCCTCGCCCTGCTGGTGACTGCTTGCGGCAACGATGACGATGCCCCCGCGCCCCAGGCGGCCGAGGCGCCTGAGCCAGCGCCAACCGAGGCCCCAACGCAACCGGCACCTGCGTCCACGGAGGCGCCTGAGCCTGAGTCGGCTCCGACCGAGATGCCGACGGAGCCAGAGCCAGCACCGACTGAAACTGCCCCCTCGCCAACCGAAGCGCCTGCTCTTGCTCCGGAGCCGACAGAAGCCGCCCCCGACAGGCCCCAGCGGATCGTGTCGCTCTCGCCCACTGCCACTGAGATCTTGTTTGCCATCGGCGCAGGAGAACAGGTGGTAGCGGTGGACGAATACTCCTACTACCCACCGGAAACTCCGGTGACCGACTTGTCGGGGTGGGACCCCAACGTGGAGGCCGTGCTGTCGTATGAGCCTGACATGGTGGTGATCTCCAACGACGCCAACGACCTTATGGCCGCCATGGACGCTGTCGGCGTAGAAGTGCATGTGAATTCGGCACCGGGGGATTTTGAGGGCGGCTATGCCTCAATCGCCGAATTGGGAATTGCCGTTGGCCGAGTGGACGAGGCGGCTGCGCTGGTGGCCGATCTGAGAGCGGAGATCGATGCCGCCCTGGCTGCGGCCCCTGATGTGGAAGTGCGGGTGTACCACGAGTTGGGCGAGACCCATTACTCGGCCAGCTCCAACAGCTTCATAGGGGCGGTCTACGCCGCCATGGGCGCCATCAACATCGCCGACGAAGCCGATGTCGACGGCTACGGGTTCCCCCAGCTCACCGAGGAGTACATCGTCGAAGCCGACCCCGAACTGATCGTGATCACCGATCAGGTGTCCTACACCGCCGAAGACGTGGCTGCCCGGCCCGGTTGGGGCGAGGTGTCGGCAGTGCGCAACGGCAACATCGTGGTGGTGAACGCCGACATCGCATCCCGGTGGGGGCCTCGACTGCCCCAGTTCATCGCCGCGGTAGCTGAAGCCCTGCAAACGGTGGCTGCACCGGTTTCGTAG
- a CDS encoding iron ABC transporter permease produces MSVRRAFGMSAGAIVIGIAVLVAVGLLSASSGAAGLPVGGVFGALFDWVPFIGIESSLSATQENILFEIRLPRLALGMLVGGSLGMAGASYQGVFRNPLADPYLLGVSAGAGFGAVLALGFGLDLSWGPFDTVPAAAFMGALVAVVASMAIARGGGASPATLLLGGVAMAALFSAAQTYAIQQLNETRAREVLSWLFGQLNTTGWKQVGLLLPYAAVCGAVLFVHRRHLDVLRVGDDEARSLGLNPARSRLVVIGAASLLTAAAVSVSGLIAFVGLVVPHIVRLLISHSYRVIVPLSALVGAAFLAFVDIGARTLLAPSELPVGVITAFVGAPFFALVLWRDRWSTT; encoded by the coding sequence ATGTCGGTGCGACGGGCATTCGGAATGTCGGCCGGGGCCATCGTCATCGGGATTGCGGTGCTGGTTGCGGTGGGCTTGCTCAGCGCCTCCAGCGGTGCCGCCGGTCTGCCGGTTGGCGGGGTGTTCGGCGCCTTGTTCGACTGGGTCCCGTTCATTGGCATCGAGTCATCGCTGTCGGCAACCCAGGAGAACATCCTGTTCGAGATCCGGCTTCCCCGACTGGCGCTCGGCATGCTGGTAGGGGGTTCCCTCGGCATGGCTGGTGCTTCCTATCAGGGAGTTTTTCGCAACCCGCTGGCCGACCCCTACCTTCTGGGCGTATCCGCGGGGGCCGGCTTCGGCGCGGTGCTGGCCTTGGGATTCGGCCTCGACTTGAGCTGGGGGCCGTTCGACACCGTGCCGGCAGCAGCGTTCATGGGGGCGCTTGTGGCCGTAGTGGCGTCGATGGCCATCGCCCGGGGCGGGGGTGCGTCGCCGGCCACGCTGCTGCTTGGCGGAGTGGCCATGGCCGCTCTGTTTTCCGCCGCGCAGACCTACGCTATACAGCAATTGAACGAAACCCGAGCCCGAGAGGTGTTGTCATGGCTGTTCGGACAGCTCAACACCACCGGCTGGAAACAGGTTGGGCTGCTTTTGCCCTACGCGGCAGTGTGCGGCGCAGTGCTCTTCGTCCACCGCAGGCATCTCGATGTATTGCGGGTGGGCGACGACGAAGCACGCTCGTTGGGACTGAATCCGGCTCGCTCCCGCCTCGTGGTAATCGGGGCCGCCTCTCTCTTGACCGCGGCTGCCGTTTCGGTGAGCGGGTTGATCGCCTTTGTCGGCCTCGTGGTGCCTCACATCGTCCGCCTGCTCATCAGCCACAGCTACCGGGTGATCGTGCCGCTGTCTGCGCTGGTGGGGGCGGCGTTCCTGGCCTTTGTGGACATCGGCGCCCGAACTCTGCTTGCTCCATCGGAGTTGCCGGTTGGGGTTATCACCGCATTCGTGGGTGCGCCGTTCTTCGCCTTGGTGCTGTGGCGCGACCGGTGGAGCACAACATGA
- a CDS encoding ABC transporter ATP-binding protein has protein sequence MSSALAASTPSSTLALPALSCRDVRVSFRDHEVVCGVDLELDPGEWLGIIGPNGAGKSTLLRSIVGLADYSGTIDLGGGHAPGAADVALVPQFPVMPKGMTVAEYVLLGRTAHLGWLARESRRDRQIVSSVLHRLELSAFAERFVSTLSGGEAQQVVVARALAQQCPVLLLDEPTSALDLGHQVSVLELVDDLRRTEGLSVLAAMHDLSAAARFADRLILIDHGRIVAQGSPADVLRPDLLSAVYSTPLTVQTINGELVVLPASRRRAQPLEETS, from the coding sequence ATGAGTTCTGCTCTGGCGGCCTCGACCCCATCGTCAACCCTGGCGTTGCCCGCGCTGTCGTGTCGGGATGTCCGAGTTTCCTTCCGCGACCACGAGGTGGTGTGCGGCGTCGATCTGGAGTTGGACCCGGGGGAATGGCTGGGAATCATCGGCCCCAACGGGGCGGGCAAATCCACCCTGTTGCGATCGATTGTGGGGCTGGCCGACTACTCCGGGACAATCGATCTGGGCGGCGGTCATGCACCGGGGGCAGCAGATGTGGCCTTGGTGCCGCAGTTCCCCGTGATGCCCAAGGGAATGACTGTGGCCGAGTACGTGTTGTTGGGGCGGACCGCGCACCTGGGCTGGTTGGCCCGTGAATCGCGGCGGGATCGGCAGATTGTGTCGTCAGTGCTGCACAGGCTGGAGCTTTCGGCCTTTGCCGAACGCTTTGTGTCCACCCTCTCGGGCGGCGAGGCTCAGCAGGTGGTGGTGGCCAGGGCATTGGCCCAGCAGTGCCCGGTACTGCTGCTGGACGAGCCCACTAGCGCCCTCGATCTGGGCCATCAAGTGTCGGTGCTTGAGTTGGTAGACGATCTGCGCCGCACCGAGGGACTCAGCGTGCTGGCCGCCATGCATGACTTGAGTGCGGCGGCCCGGTTCGCCGACCGCCTCATTCTCATCGATCACGGTCGGATTGTGGCCCAAGGCAGCCCAGCCGACGTGTTGAGGCCTGATCTGCTATCGGCGGTGTACAGCACACCGCTTACTGTTCAAACAATCAACGGCGAGCTGGTGGTGTTGCCCGCATCTCGACGTCGCGCTCAACCTCTAGAGGAGACATCATGA
- the cobO gene encoding cob(I)yrinic acid a,c-diamide adenosyltransferase has translation MSTESAPREERPYDTSELRSAPSLVMVNTGHGKGKSTAAFGTVLRAVARGWPTAVVQFLKSGNWNTGEEKVCRELGVQWFSAGDGFTWESDDLDETKAKAVAAWEFSAQLIAGGEYRLVVLDEISYAMTWDWIDAADVASALVSRPESVSVILTGRDMADEVVEVADTVTEMVKVKHAFDRQIRAKKGLDY, from the coding sequence ATGAGCACTGAATCCGCCCCTCGAGAAGAGCGCCCCTACGACACTTCGGAACTGAGGTCGGCACCCTCGCTGGTGATGGTCAACACCGGTCACGGCAAGGGCAAGTCAACCGCGGCTTTCGGCACCGTGCTTCGAGCCGTCGCCCGAGGATGGCCCACCGCGGTGGTGCAGTTCCTCAAGAGCGGCAATTGGAACACCGGTGAGGAGAAAGTGTGCCGTGAGCTCGGCGTGCAGTGGTTCTCGGCCGGCGATGGGTTCACCTGGGAATCCGACGATCTCGACGAGACCAAGGCCAAGGCAGTGGCCGCCTGGGAGTTTTCCGCTCAGCTCATAGCAGGGGGCGAGTACCGGCTGGTGGTTTTGGACGAGATCAGCTACGCCATGACTTGGGATTGGATTGACGCCGCCGACGTGGCTTCGGCGCTTGTGTCTCGGCCCGAGTCGGTGAGTGTGATCCTGACTGGTCGAGATATGGCTGACGAGGTGGTTGAGGTGGCCGACACCGTGACCGAGATGGTGAAGGTCAAGCACGCCTTTGATCGCCAGATCCGAGCCAAAAAGGGCCTCGATTATTGA
- a CDS encoding bifunctional adenosylcobinamide kinase/adenosylcobinamide-phosphate guanylyltransferase, with translation MIVLVLGGTRSGKSGVAESIAESLGSAVTYVATAAVNPDDADHAARVAAHQARRPTHWSTVECEEPEDLPRFLGDIDGVVLVDSLGTWVARHPDLAVEADGLLDALARRTGPVIIVSEEVGLSVHAPTELGRRFTDELGMLNQQVAAVADRVLLVVAGRILELPASDGAA, from the coding sequence ATGATCGTGTTGGTGCTAGGCGGGACCCGCTCGGGCAAGTCGGGCGTGGCGGAGTCGATTGCCGAATCCTTGGGGTCTGCCGTCACCTATGTGGCCACTGCTGCGGTGAACCCGGATGATGCGGACCACGCCGCCCGGGTCGCCGCGCATCAGGCTCGTCGCCCAACACATTGGAGCACCGTGGAATGCGAAGAACCCGAAGATCTTCCCCGCTTTCTGGGGGATATCGACGGCGTGGTTCTGGTCGACTCTCTGGGCACTTGGGTGGCCCGTCACCCCGACCTGGCGGTAGAGGCCGACGGGCTCCTCGACGCGTTGGCCCGGCGGACTGGTCCTGTGATCATCGTTTCCGAAGAGGTTGGGCTTTCGGTCCACGCTCCCACCGAGTTGGGCCGTCGCTTTACCGATGAGCTGGGGATGCTGAACCAGCAGGTTGCTGCTGTGGCTGATCGAGTCTTGCTGGTGGTGGCCGGGCGGATTCTTGAGTTGCCCGCTTCCGACGGGGCGGCTTGA
- a CDS encoding adenosylcobinamide-GDP ribazoletransferase, giving the protein MKRPAVMGAVAFLTVAGRGQVPQVRALWWFPLVGAGLGGVLAAVHWGAGELWPLLVVGILVVAADLVLTGGLHLDGLADSADGLLPHMERDRRLAVMARPDVGAFAIAAVVVVVAARWAALSIDGIESLALIPIWAGSRAVVAMIPAIVPYARPGGLAAPFLDGARLWLALWLAPAVAALVLIEGVSGAVAAGVMVVASGGVVALAWRRLGGFTGDALGAAIMVAETAALLTLVANP; this is encoded by the coding sequence ATGAAGCGGCCCGCGGTGATGGGCGCGGTGGCGTTCTTGACCGTGGCTGGCCGCGGCCAGGTCCCCCAAGTCCGAGCCTTGTGGTGGTTCCCGCTGGTCGGTGCCGGGCTTGGTGGGGTGCTGGCGGCCGTCCACTGGGGAGCGGGTGAGCTGTGGCCTCTGCTGGTAGTCGGGATCCTGGTAGTGGCCGCCGACTTGGTGCTCACCGGCGGACTGCACCTCGACGGTCTGGCTGACAGCGCCGACGGCCTCCTGCCCCACATGGAAAGGGATCGGCGGCTGGCGGTGATGGCCCGACCCGATGTGGGAGCGTTCGCCATTGCCGCGGTTGTGGTTGTGGTGGCGGCCCGGTGGGCGGCGTTATCGATTGACGGCATCGAGTCGTTAGCGTTGATTCCGATCTGGGCTGGCAGCCGTGCCGTGGTCGCCATGATCCCGGCCATCGTCCCCTACGCCCGGCCCGGTGGGCTAGCTGCTCCGTTTCTCGATGGGGCACGGTTGTGGCTGGCGTTGTGGTTGGCACCCGCAGTGGCCGCGCTGGTGCTGATCGAAGGGGTGTCGGGTGCGGTAGCGGCCGGAGTCATGGTGGTGGCATCCGGTGGTGTGGTGGCATTGGCGTGGCGTCGGCTGGGCGGATTCACCGGTGATGCGCTGGGCGCGGCGATCATGGTGGCAGAAACCGCCGCCCTACTCACCCTGGTGGCCAATCCATGA
- the cbiB gene encoding adenosylcobinamide-phosphate synthase CbiB, translating into MSRLSQTCLGAAAGLVIDRMVGEPPADTHPVAEFGKAMKRVEQALWADRRLAGVTYAAVGVAIGVAGGRLVKSTATAVAVATAGRELRRVAMRVGKTVASGDLPAARAELPTLVGRDPAELDGSGIAAAVIESVAENSVDAVIAPAFWGAVAGAPGAAVYRAINTMDAMVGRRNERYSNFGWAAARLDDAANYIPARIFAALVTVLHQERAGQIVDAVRRDAPAHPSPNAGVAEAAMAAALDRKLGGPLSYEGVAEERPFLGGGSRPEPDDIDAAVRLADRVEIAAVGLLVLTGLVDWLLDQGSG; encoded by the coding sequence ATGAGCCGGCTGAGTCAGACTTGTCTGGGTGCGGCCGCTGGCCTGGTGATCGATCGAATGGTGGGCGAGCCGCCCGCCGACACCCATCCGGTAGCCGAGTTTGGGAAGGCTATGAAACGCGTTGAGCAGGCACTCTGGGCCGACCGACGTTTGGCAGGAGTGACCTATGCCGCGGTGGGTGTGGCCATCGGCGTCGCCGGAGGCCGGCTGGTGAAGTCCACCGCAACAGCGGTGGCGGTTGCTACCGCAGGTCGGGAGCTGCGCCGGGTAGCGATGCGCGTTGGAAAGACGGTGGCCAGTGGTGATCTTCCCGCGGCCCGCGCCGAACTGCCCACCCTGGTGGGGCGCGATCCCGCGGAACTTGATGGTTCCGGCATTGCCGCCGCGGTCATTGAGTCGGTGGCGGAGAACAGCGTGGACGCGGTGATCGCTCCCGCGTTCTGGGGGGCTGTGGCCGGTGCCCCCGGTGCCGCGGTCTATCGGGCGATCAACACCATGGACGCCATGGTCGGTCGGCGCAATGAGCGGTACTCAAACTTCGGCTGGGCCGCCGCCCGCCTTGACGATGCCGCCAACTACATCCCGGCTCGAATCTTCGCGGCGCTGGTTACCGTGCTGCATCAGGAACGGGCGGGCCAGATTGTCGATGCAGTGCGCCGAGACGCCCCTGCCCACCCGTCGCCCAACGCCGGTGTTGCCGAGGCCGCCATGGCTGCCGCGCTGGATCGAAAACTCGGTGGACCCCTCAGCTACGAGGGTGTGGCTGAAGAGCGCCCGTTTCTGGGCGGCGGTTCCCGCCCAGAGCCCGATGACATTGATGCCGCCGTCCGCTTGGCCGACCGGGTAGAGATTGCCGCAGTTGGACTGTTGGTGCTTACCGGGCTTGTCGACTGGCTCTTGGACCAAGGCAGTGGCTGA
- the cobT gene encoding nicotinate-nucleotide--dimethylbenzimidazole phosphoribosyltransferase produces the protein MADVDSHSFPSVPLLDVQAMEDARARWATRAMPPGALGRLQEVAVHLAGIAGVCPPPAPCRPVVVVFAGDHGVVADGASAWPSEITAAMVATVADGGAAISVFAEAVGADVVVVDVGVKTTFGPLPGVRTERVADGTASIASGAAMTSNQAEAAVAIGMRIASEQIEAGTDCLIGGDLGIGNTTAAAALIGAFTGRSAEEVTGVGAGVPAGGLDYKRRLVAIAMERAEACTEPLEVLATVGGLEIAALAGLFIAAAEHRVPFIVDGVIAGAALCAADALAPGTAARAIAGHRSSEPAASVVLDHLGLDALLDLNLRLGEGTGACLAFPLVQAAALALADMADLPEPGQA, from the coding sequence GTGGCTGACGTGGACTCGCACTCGTTTCCTTCGGTTCCCCTGCTGGACGTCCAGGCCATGGAAGACGCGAGGGCCCGGTGGGCCACTCGGGCCATGCCTCCGGGGGCGCTGGGGCGCCTGCAAGAGGTGGCCGTCCACTTGGCTGGGATTGCCGGGGTTTGCCCGCCGCCCGCGCCATGCAGGCCGGTCGTGGTTGTGTTCGCTGGTGATCACGGTGTGGTGGCCGACGGGGCCAGCGCGTGGCCGTCGGAGATCACCGCGGCCATGGTGGCCACGGTGGCCGACGGCGGAGCCGCCATTTCGGTGTTTGCCGAGGCAGTGGGTGCAGATGTGGTGGTCGTTGATGTCGGGGTGAAGACCACATTCGGCCCCCTACCCGGTGTGAGAACCGAGCGGGTGGCCGACGGCACCGCCAGCATCGCCTCGGGGGCGGCCATGACTTCGAATCAAGCTGAGGCTGCCGTCGCTATCGGCATGCGGATCGCCTCGGAGCAGATAGAAGCGGGCACCGACTGCCTCATCGGCGGCGACTTGGGCATCGGCAACACCACGGCGGCGGCCGCGCTAATCGGGGCATTCACCGGCCGATCAGCCGAGGAAGTCACCGGTGTCGGCGCCGGAGTTCCCGCCGGGGGGCTCGACTACAAGCGTCGGTTGGTGGCCATTGCCATGGAGAGAGCCGAAGCCTGCACTGAACCCCTCGAGGTGCTGGCCACGGTGGGGGGATTGGAGATTGCGGCCCTCGCCGGGCTGTTCATCGCCGCCGCCGAGCACCGGGTTCCCTTCATCGTGGACGGGGTGATCGCCGGGGCCGCCCTGTGCGCCGCCGATGCTCTGGCCCCTGGTACCGCAGCCCGTGCCATCGCCGGCCATCGCTCCAGCGAGCCGGCCGCGTCCGTCGTCCTCGACCACCTGGGCCTGGATGCCCTGCTGGACCTCAACCTGCGGTTAGGCGAGGGAACCGGCGCCTGTCTGGCCTTTCCCCTGGTCCAAGCGGCAGCTCTGGCGCTGGCCGACATGGCGGACTTGCCCGAACCCGGTCAGGCGTAA